GACAACCCCTTCAACTTCGCTCAGGTCGGCTTTGCCCAGCTGGGGGAAGAATTTTTTTCCGGGCCTGCGATGAACCTGTCCTCGCCGGTTTTCCGCAAAATATGGGACGCCGCCTACATCCCCATGGCCCGAGGCTGGGAGGCGACCTACGACGGGTTTGGCTCCGACCTGGCCAAGGCGGGTTTCGTGGTCTGCTGGACGGGAACGACCGCCTCCATCACTTTTTTGCCGACCCTGATGAACTACCCGGACAACACGAAAGAGCCCGTGTCCTTTGATATTCTCCCCTACCCGGTGTATAGAGGGGGCCGTCCCGTGGCCATCCAGCGCGCCGGAGGGTTCTGCCTTTTCAAATCCACACCGCTTCGGGAGCGGGCCGCCATTCTGTTTCTCCGGTGGCTCACGGCGCCGGAAGAAAACCTGCGCTACCTCGGATCCACCGGATACCTGCCGGTCACCCGGGAGGCCATGCAAACCATCATGTCCTCCATTGAATCCTCTGAACCCTCGGCCTCCGATTCGCTGCACGGGAAATTTCTCGCCCTCACGGCGCGCATGGACAGGGAATACGACTTTCACGTGCCGAAACTGCTGGACAACTTCGGCGAGATGGAGATCGCCTTCGAAACGAGGCTGAGGCGGGCGGCCGCGACGGCCCGTGAGCGCTTCCACAGCGCTTCCGAAGGGATGGGCTCTGAAGAGATGGACGACGCGTCCTTCGCAAAGGCGACGGCGGGAGATTATGAACGTTTCATTTCCAGATAAAGGGTTTCGGGCCTCGCTCTGG
The sequence above is a segment of the Synergistaceae bacterium genome. Coding sequences within it:
- a CDS encoding extracellular solute-binding protein, which translates into the protein MPKFTSGKFVAVIVGIAVVLGAGVYFYLARRGESLGPHNPVALTIWHNPSGQTHHAMTEAVERFNRTVGQKTGVTINVTSVGKYEIFHEKLEMISRGDPAAPEPPDIVIAYPKSAVLLVRKNMLVNFDDYFSGEDLARFIPRFIEEGRLVDGGLYVFPIGKSTEALFVNRTLFDRFAAATGTRLEDLATVEGLVEASRKYYEWTNARTPAPGDGLEFFSIDNPFNFAQVGFAQLGEEFFSGPAMNLSSPVFRKIWDAAYIPMARGWEATYDGFGSDLAKAGFVVCWTGTTASITFLPTLMNYPDNTKEPVSFDILPYPVYRGGRPVAIQRAGGFCLFKSTPLRERAAILFLRWLTAPEENLRYLGSTGYLPVTREAMQTIMSSIESSEPSASDSLHGKFLALTARMDREYDFHVPKLLDNFGEMEIAFETRLRRAAATARERFHSASEGMGSEEMDDASFAKATAGDYERFISR